In the genome of Thermoproteus tenax Kra 1, the window TTGTCGTCGACAACCTCGACGATGTGCCCAGGCGCAGGCTTTCCCAGCGAACCTGGCTTGGCCCAAATGGAGTTGTTAGTGACAACTAGATTAGTCTCAGTGCAGCCGTAGAACTCGTTCACTGAAGCTTTAAAAGCCTCCGAGGCCCAGAGCACAAGCTCCCGTCCTGGCGACTCTCCCGCCGTGCTCAAGGCCCTCAACTTTATATCGAAATCTTTCAACGGCTCCGGATACTCCCTTCTAATTATACGGAGAGCAGTAGGAGTTATAAAGGCCGCAGTGACTCCGTACTGTGACATCACCTCCAGCGCTCTCCGGGCACTGAAGCCGCTTGTCCTCCTGTATGCCACTACAGGCATGCCGAAGTAGAGCGAGGGCAGTACTACGTCGCCCAAGGCGCCGATCCACCCCCAGTCTGCGTTTGTCCAATATACGTCGCCATCGCGAGGGGCCATCTCAAAGTACAGTTGGTAGGTCGGTATATGGCCCAGAAGAAACCGATGGGCGTGTAGCACTCCCTTGGGCGGGCCCGTGCTGCCCGATGTATAAAACAACTGGGCCGGCTCATCGCTCTCTGTCTCGGCTATTTCCGCTGATCCGGCCTTGGTCTGATCCTCGAAAGACAACTCCTTGCCGCCAGAGGGCTCTGAACCCACTACATATATCGCTCTTATTGTGTTCAATCTATTCGCTATCGAGATCGCCTCTTTCTTCGTGCCGTCTGTCACAAACGCCTTTGCCTCGCTGTGTTTCAATCTGTATTCTACTCCCTCGGTCCCTATCAACGGAGATATCGACAATGCAATTGCTCCTATCTTATAAATGGCGCTTAGAGCGATTACAACCTCCGGCCCAGGGTAGAGATATACGCCAACGACGTCCCCCTTCCTTACTCCGTTGTCCAGAAGCGATCTCGCAAACGCGTCGGACCTAGTCTTCAGTTCGCTGAATCTTACAACTTCTCTCCGCCCCTCGTCGTCCTCGTAATATATCGCAACGTTTTCTCCGCGTCCCAACGCGATTGCTCTGTCCGTTATAGCATATCCTATATTAAAATATTTTGGTATATTCCAAATAAATTTTCTATATATATCTTCATATGAATTAAAAGAAAAATTTCTTATATCTATTTCTAGTCTATCGCTATACGCTTTGGGATATTTAATACCGTTCACAGCAGTTCCTGGCAACACCTATCCTTCGATAGAAGCACGAAGACCATAGCCACAATTGCGCCCACTATCGTGACCAAAGATATAGCGACCAGTGTGCCGTAGGTCTTCCCTATAGAGTTGAGCAAGAATGTACTTATGTAGGGCGCAAACGAGCTGAAGGCCACGCCGAGGTTCAATATAAGCCCTATGCCGCTATATCTCACCTTCGTCTCTATGGTCTCTGCCAACCACGCAGGCAAGAGAGAGTACTGTGAAGAAAATATAGCTCCGATCAAGGCAGCGCCTAATACTAAAGCCTCCATGCTTCCGCTGGCAATTAGGGACCAG includes:
- a CDS encoding acyl-CoA synthetase → MNGIKYPKAYSDRLEIDIRNFSFNSYEDIYRKFIWNIPKYFNIGYAITDRAIALGRGENVAIYYEDDEGRREVVRFSELKTRSDAFARSLLDNGVRKGDVVGVYLYPGPEVVIALSAIYKIGAIALSISPLIGTEGVEYRLKHSEAKAFVTDGTKKEAISIANRLNTIRAIYVVGSEPSGGKELSFEDQTKAGSAEIAETESDEPAQLFYTSGSTGPPKGVLHAHRFLLGHIPTYQLYFEMAPRDGDVYWTNADWGWIGALGDVVLPSLYFGMPVVAYRRTSGFSARRALEVMSQYGVTAAFITPTALRIIRREYPEPLKDFDIKLRALSTAGESPGRELVLWASEAFKASVNEFYGCTETNLVVTNNSIWAKPGSLGKPAPGHIVEVVDDKGNPLPPNAEGWIAVKLPDPVAFLGYFKNPEATAAKIKNGWFLIGDMGLKDAEGYLWFKGRGDDVIKVSGYRIGPEEIEEVITKHPAVLEAAVIGKPDPVRGTIVKAFVVLKPGIEPSDILAREIQEFVKTRLAAYAYPREVEFVDQLPRTETGKLKRYELRRRELERGNVQSG